One Clupea harengus chromosome 12, Ch_v2.0.2, whole genome shotgun sequence DNA segment encodes these proteins:
- the si:dkey-34e4.1 gene encoding carboxyl-terminal PDZ ligand of neuronal nitric oxide synthase protein gives MPGRNRYNLVDDVGDSRVPLHNEEAFQHGINFQAKYVGSLDVPRPNSRMEIVAAMRRIRYEFKAKNIKKKKVSIVVSVDGVKVVQRKKQKRKEWTWDESKMLVMQDPIYRIFYVSHDSQDLKIFSYIARDGTNNSFRCNVFKSKKKTQAMRIVRTVGQAFEVCHKLSLQHTEQNADGHPDGHPDGPADGESDKSTEENNNTTSQSRQLTGAESEDDSGLAERPQEASLTEQAVNDILQSLSELNVVKPEQTLQDLEGVSLYTLSPSALSPRSPCSPTLTPLATQHYLQLLQQQLLQQQQQTQVTVAQVQLLKDQLSAETTARIETQARVHQLLLQNRDLLQHVALLVKHIAQLEGKAINGGTHTEDSPWHPPSSRSLSLNLKNHYSSSQDQPITSTPAGGARSTPTPFSQVDGAESYLSLLNLGGTNGVAANGKAERTGSRNGSDTPHEETGQLVSRNSASLDEHLKQIIPKLDPPPPAINRKRSIRTLSPGSEAGPKPSSTPMSTPTVSNGSGFRTLCASTSFPDFTPCSGDFYSLSNGSAESTSEDSGVRSEDKSLVSPPPPSLPGEDPFEDRGSTFMSASSTCSSLPEDRPPVAFAADAVTVTPPRPATPHSYGHTLPFSSPLNDTCLHISLSEDELLETTA, from the exons tatGAATTCAAAGCCAAGAACATCAAGAAGAAGAAGGTCAGCATTGTGGTGTCTGTGGACGGAGTCAAAGTGGTGCAGCGCAAGAAGCAGAAG AGGAAAGAATGGACTTGGGACGAGAGCAAGATGTTGGTGATGCAGGACCCCATCTACAG gataTTCTATGTGTCCCATGATTCCCAGGACCTGAAGATCTTCAGCTACATCGCTCGTGACGGCACCAACAACTCCTTCAGATGTAACGTCTTCAAGTCCAAGAAAAAG actcagGCCATGCGTATCGTGCGTACGGTGGGCCAGGCGTTTGAGGTGTGTCATAAGCTGAGCCTCCAGCATACCGAGCAGAATGCAGACGGACACCCAGACGGACACCCAGACGGACCCGCGGACGGGGAGAGTGACAAGTCTACAGAGGagaacaacaacaccaccagcCAGA GTCGTCAGCTAACGGGGGCGGAGTCCGAGGATGATAGTGGCTTGGCTGAGCGGCCACAGGAAGCCTCTCTGACCGAGCAAGCTGTGAATGACATCCTCCAGAGCCTATCAGAACTCAACGTGGTCAAGCCTGAGCAAACCCTCCAG gACCTGGAGGGCGTCTCTCTGTACACCCTGTCTCCCAGCGCTCTCTCTCCAAGAAGCCCCTGCTCCCCCACTCTCACCCCATTGGCCACCCAGCACTACCTGCAGCTGCTACAGCAACAGTTgctacagcaacagcagcaaacaCAGGTGACCGTCGCACAG GTGCAGCTCCTGAAGGACCAGCTGTCCGCCGAGACCACGGCCCGCATAGAGACCCAGGCCCGAGTTCACCAGCTGCTCCTGCAGAACCGAGACCTGCTCCAGCACGTAGCACTGCTGGTCAAACACATCGCACAGCTAGAGGGGAAAGCCATCAATGGGGGCACTCACA CTGAGGACTCGCCGTGGCACCCCCCatcctctcgctcgctctccctgAACCTGAAGAATCACTACAGCTCCTCCCAGGACCAGCCCATAACCTCCACCCCCGCAGGGGGAGCCAGGTCCACCCCCACGCCTTTCTCACAAGTGGACGGTGCCGAGTCCTACCTCAGCCTGCTCAACCTGGGCGGGACCAATGGCGTCGCAGCCAATGGGAaagcagagaggacaggaagcaGGAACGGATCAGACACACCCCATGAAGAGACTGGCCAGCTCGTGAGCAGGAACTCAGCGTCACTGGATGAACA CTTGAAGCAAATCATTCCCAAGTTGGACCCTCCCCCTCCAGCTATCAACCGAAAGCGCTCAATCAGGACGCTCTCTCCTGGCTCAGAGGCGGGGCCTAAACCCTCATCCACGCCCATGTCCACGCCCACCGTGTCTAATGGGAGTGGCTTCCGAACCCTGTGCGCTAGCACCTCCTTCCCAGACTTCACGCCCTGCTCCGGCGACTTCTACTCGCTAAGCAACGGCAGTGCCGAGAGCACCAGTGAGGATTCGGGGGTGCGCTCCGAGGACAAGTCCCTGGTGTCACCGCCGCCACCATCGCTGCCCGGAGAGGACCCGTTTGAGGACCGCGGCTCCACCTTCATGTCTGCATCCAGCACGTGCAGCAGCCTCCCCGAGGACCGGCCTCCCGTTGCCTTTGCCGCGGACGCCGTAACCGTGACGCCGCCCCGCCCAGCCACGCCCCACAGCTACGGCCACACCCTGCCCTTCTCCTCACCGCTCAATGACACCTGCCTGCACATCAGCCTGAGCGAGGACGAGCTGCTGGAGACCACCGCCTGA